A single window of Usitatibacter rugosus DNA harbors:
- the odhB gene encoding 2-oxoglutarate dehydrogenase complex dihydrolipoyllysine-residue succinyltransferase, translating to MPVIEVKVPQLSESVSEATLVSWHKKIGEAVKRDENLIDIETDKVVLELPAPADGVITKIAKGDGESVTSGDVIATIDTDAKATVSAAAPATEKQAVVPAKPAPESSNRGAGTQAPAAPVAAAVPAAASKSASPSAAKIAAEKGVDTATMSGSGRDGRVTKGDVLAAGSAPATAAPAPAAAKPLPIQLPTGNRTEQRVPMSRLRARIAERLVQSQSTAAILTTFNEVNMAPVIELRNRYKEKFEKDHGVKLGFMSFFVKAAVHALKKFPVVNASVDGNDIVYHGYYDVGIAVGTERGLVVPVLRNVDQLSIAQIEQSIADFGKRAKDGKLSIEELTGGTFSITNGGVFGSMLSTPIINPPQSAILGVHATKDRAVVENGQVVVRPMNYLALSYDHRIIDGREAVLSLVAMKEALEDPARLLLDV from the coding sequence ATGCCTGTGATTGAAGTGAAGGTCCCGCAGCTCTCCGAATCCGTGTCCGAGGCGACGCTCGTCTCCTGGCACAAGAAGATCGGCGAGGCGGTGAAGCGCGACGAGAACCTGATCGACATCGAGACCGACAAGGTGGTGCTGGAGCTCCCGGCGCCGGCCGACGGCGTGATCACGAAGATCGCCAAGGGCGACGGCGAATCCGTCACCAGTGGCGACGTGATCGCGACAATCGATACGGATGCGAAGGCGACGGTAAGCGCCGCCGCTCCCGCGACGGAAAAGCAGGCCGTCGTCCCCGCGAAGCCTGCCCCCGAGAGTTCTAATCGGGGGGCGGGGACCCAGGCACCGGCGGCGCCGGTTGCCGCTGCCGTACCTGCGGCCGCTTCGAAATCCGCCTCGCCCTCCGCGGCGAAGATCGCCGCCGAGAAGGGCGTCGACACCGCCACGATGTCCGGCTCCGGCCGCGATGGCCGCGTCACGAAAGGCGATGTGCTGGCCGCGGGCTCCGCGCCTGCCACCGCCGCACCGGCCCCCGCTGCCGCGAAGCCGCTCCCGATCCAGCTCCCCACCGGCAACCGCACCGAGCAGCGCGTGCCGATGTCGCGCCTGAGGGCGCGCATCGCCGAGCGCCTGGTCCAGTCGCAATCGACCGCCGCCATCCTCACCACGTTCAACGAGGTGAACATGGCGCCGGTGATCGAGCTGCGCAACCGCTACAAGGAGAAGTTCGAGAAGGACCATGGCGTGAAGCTGGGCTTCATGTCCTTCTTCGTGAAGGCCGCGGTCCACGCCCTGAAGAAATTCCCGGTCGTGAACGCGAGCGTGGACGGCAACGACATCGTCTACCACGGCTACTACGACGTCGGCATCGCCGTCGGCACGGAGCGCGGTCTCGTGGTGCCGGTCCTGCGCAACGTGGACCAGCTCTCCATCGCGCAGATCGAGCAGTCGATCGCGGATTTCGGCAAGCGCGCCAAGGACGGCAAGCTCTCCATCGAGGAGCTCACCGGCGGCACGTTCTCGATCACCAACGGCGGCGTGTTCGGCTCGATGCTCTCGACGCCGATCATCAACCCGCCGCAAAGCGCGATCCTCGGCGTGCACGCCACGAAGGACCGTGCGGTGGTGGAGAACGGGCAGGTCGTGGTGCGCCCGATGAACTACCTCGCGCTGTCGTACGACCACCGCATCATCGACGGCCGCGAAGCCGTGCTGTCGCTGGTGGCGATGAAGGAAGCGCTCGAGGATCCCGCGCGCCTGCTGCTGGACGTATAG
- the zapE gene encoding cell division protein ZapE, translating into MQAPDDFEIPEIDEEVDDGSRFSGPLEWYWHFSQRADFSADADQLKVLNELERLFGELEDYRQYRSGPLNRLVTTLGAGKKPPRGMYIWGGVGRGKSLMMDAFFKVSRHRRKRRVHFHEFMREIHARLRQLSGEENPIEAVSTEIAKETRLLAFDEFHVSDIADAMILGRLLEKLIEKGVVIVLTSNYKPDDLYPNGLQRERFLPAIRVLNENLDVLHLGGGTDHRRRLLDELKVYYSPIDEQADANLARFFEAMTKATYTENGTIEIGNRPVLYRRRAKGVIWFAFSELFEKPRSQVDYLEIASAYHTVLISGVPQMKAEKTDVIRRFTWMVDVFYDQRVKLVLSAEVPPEELVAPVTEQTGPQKMVRTEFARTASRLREMQSKDYFSRKHASAANPQVLQAKA; encoded by the coding sequence ATGCAAGCGCCCGACGACTTCGAGATCCCCGAGATCGATGAGGAAGTCGATGACGGCTCGCGTTTCTCCGGACCCCTCGAGTGGTACTGGCACTTCAGCCAGCGCGCCGATTTCAGCGCCGACGCCGACCAGTTGAAGGTGCTGAACGAGCTGGAGCGCCTCTTCGGCGAGCTCGAGGACTACCGGCAATACCGCTCGGGGCCCCTGAACCGCCTCGTGACCACGCTGGGCGCGGGGAAGAAGCCGCCGCGCGGCATGTACATCTGGGGCGGCGTGGGGCGCGGCAAGTCGCTCATGATGGATGCGTTCTTCAAGGTCTCGCGCCACCGCCGCAAGCGGCGCGTGCACTTCCACGAGTTCATGCGCGAGATCCACGCGCGCCTGCGCCAGCTCTCCGGCGAGGAGAATCCCATCGAGGCCGTGTCCACGGAGATCGCGAAGGAGACGCGCCTGCTCGCCTTCGACGAGTTCCACGTGAGCGACATCGCCGACGCGATGATCCTCGGCCGGCTCCTCGAGAAGCTGATCGAGAAGGGCGTCGTGATCGTGCTCACCTCGAACTACAAGCCCGACGACCTCTATCCGAACGGCCTGCAGCGCGAGCGCTTCCTGCCCGCCATCCGCGTGCTGAACGAGAACCTCGACGTGCTGCATCTCGGCGGGGGCACCGACCATCGCCGCCGCCTCCTGGACGAGCTCAAGGTCTACTACTCGCCCATCGACGAGCAGGCCGATGCCAACCTCGCCCGCTTCTTCGAGGCGATGACCAAGGCCACGTACACGGAGAACGGCACGATCGAGATCGGCAACCGGCCGGTGCTGTACCGCCGGCGCGCCAAGGGCGTGATCTGGTTCGCGTTCTCCGAGCTCTTCGAGAAGCCGCGCTCGCAGGTGGACTACCTCGAGATCGCGAGCGCGTACCACACGGTCCTCATCTCGGGCGTGCCGCAGATGAAGGCCGAGAAGACCGACGTCATCCGCCGCTTCACGTGGATGGTGGACGTCTTCTACGACCAGCGCGTGAAGCTGGTGCTCTCCGCCGAGGTGCCGCCGGAGGAGCTGGTCGCGCCCGTGACGGAGCAGACCGGCCCGCAGAAGATGGTGCGCACGGAGTTCGCGCGCACCGCGAGCCGCCTGCGCGAGATGCAGTCCAAGGACTACTTCTCGCGCAAGCACGCCTCCGCCGCCAATCCGCAGGTCCTCCAGGCGAAAGCATGA
- a CDS encoding MDR family oxidoreductase, whose translation MKAIYLTKDPFSARIADIDEAQLPEGDVLVKVDYSSINYKDGLAITNTSPVVRVWPMVAGIDGAGTVETSAHPLFKAGDRVILTSWGVGEVHWGCLAQKARLKGDWLVKLPEGMTAREAMAIGTAGFTAMLCTMKLEQLGVTPASGDILVTGASGGVGSVAIAILAKLGYRVVASTGRLGETDYLKSLGAAEVMDRKALGEAGKPLQKERWAGVVDSVGSHTLANACAQTKAEGVVTACGLAQGMDLPSTVAPFILRGVTLAGINSVTAPRPIRERAWARIAKDLDRKLLASMTEETNLEGALAAAPKILAGQVRGRLVVDVNR comes from the coding sequence ATGAAAGCCATCTACCTTACGAAGGACCCGTTCTCCGCGCGCATCGCGGATATCGACGAGGCGCAGCTCCCCGAGGGCGATGTGCTCGTGAAGGTCGACTACTCGTCGATCAACTACAAGGACGGCCTCGCGATCACCAACACCTCGCCCGTGGTCCGGGTGTGGCCGATGGTCGCGGGCATCGATGGCGCCGGCACCGTCGAGACGAGCGCGCATCCGCTCTTCAAGGCGGGCGACCGCGTGATCCTCACCAGCTGGGGCGTGGGCGAGGTGCATTGGGGCTGCCTCGCGCAGAAGGCGCGCCTCAAGGGCGACTGGCTGGTGAAGCTTCCCGAAGGCATGACCGCGCGCGAGGCCATGGCCATCGGCACGGCGGGGTTCACGGCCATGCTCTGCACGATGAAGTTGGAGCAGCTTGGCGTGACGCCCGCGTCCGGAGACATCCTCGTTACAGGAGCGTCAGGCGGCGTGGGCAGCGTGGCGATCGCGATCCTCGCGAAGCTGGGTTATCGCGTCGTCGCTTCCACCGGCCGCCTGGGCGAGACGGACTACTTGAAATCGCTCGGTGCCGCGGAGGTGATGGACCGCAAGGCCTTGGGAGAAGCGGGCAAGCCGCTGCAGAAGGAGCGCTGGGCGGGTGTCGTGGATTCCGTCGGCAGCCATACGCTCGCCAACGCGTGCGCGCAGACGAAGGCCGAAGGCGTCGTCACAGCGTGCGGCCTCGCCCAGGGCATGGACCTTCCCTCCACCGTGGCGCCGTTCATCTTGCGGGGCGTAACGCTCGCGGGCATCAACAGCGTGACGGCGCCGCGGCCGATCCGCGAGCGTGCGTGGGCGCGCATCGCGAAGGACCTCGACCGCAAGCTCCTCGCGTCGATGACGGAAGAGACGAACCTCGAAGGCGCGCTGGCCGCGGCGCCGAAGATCCTCGCCGGCCAGGTGCGCGGCCGGCTCGTCGTGGACGTGAATCGCTAG
- the lpdA gene encoding dihydrolipoyl dehydrogenase → MSQAFDVVVIGAGPGGYIAAIRAAQLGFKTACIEGWKNPKQQLKLGGTCLNVGCIPSKALLASSESYEHVQHGLEEHGITVGGAKLDLGKMQARKDSIVDKMTKGIEFLFKKNKITWLHGFGAFASGGEGGYTLEVTNDGKKETVQAKYVIIATGSKARHLPNVPVDNVQVCDNEGALAFGTVPKKLGVIGAGVIGLELGSVWRRLGAEVTVLEALPAFLGAADESIAKEAAKVFAKQGLGIQTGIKVDKVTTRKTGVVVDYTNDKGLAQKLECDKLIVSIGRIPNTDGLGAVTVGLKVDARGFVEVDGHCRTNLPNVFAIGDVVRGPMLAHKAEDEGVLVAEIIAGQKPHMDYDTIPWIIYTSPEIAWVGKTEQQCKAEGLAVRTGQFPFSINGRALGTGQTAGFVKIIADAATDRVVGMHILHAHASDLIQEGVTTMEFKGAAEDIARIVHGHPTLSEVVREAALALDKRSLNS, encoded by the coding sequence ATGTCCCAAGCTTTCGACGTTGTCGTCATCGGTGCCGGCCCCGGCGGCTACATCGCCGCGATCCGCGCGGCGCAACTCGGTTTCAAGACCGCCTGCATCGAGGGCTGGAAGAACCCGAAGCAGCAGCTCAAGCTGGGCGGCACCTGCCTGAACGTCGGCTGCATCCCGTCGAAGGCCCTGCTGGCCTCGTCGGAATCCTACGAGCACGTCCAGCACGGGTTGGAGGAGCACGGCATCACCGTCGGCGGCGCGAAGCTCGACCTCGGCAAGATGCAGGCGCGCAAGGACTCCATCGTCGACAAGATGACCAAGGGCATCGAGTTCCTCTTCAAGAAGAACAAGATCACGTGGCTGCATGGATTCGGTGCCTTCGCTTCGGGCGGCGAGGGCGGCTACACGCTCGAGGTCACGAACGACGGCAAGAAGGAAACCGTGCAGGCCAAGTACGTGATCATCGCCACGGGCTCCAAGGCGCGCCACCTGCCCAACGTGCCGGTGGACAACGTGCAGGTGTGCGACAACGAAGGCGCGCTCGCTTTCGGCACCGTGCCCAAGAAGCTGGGCGTAATCGGCGCCGGCGTGATCGGCCTGGAGCTCGGCAGCGTATGGCGCCGCCTCGGCGCGGAAGTCACGGTGCTGGAGGCATTGCCCGCGTTCCTGGGCGCGGCCGACGAGTCCATCGCCAAGGAAGCGGCGAAAGTCTTCGCGAAGCAGGGCCTCGGCATCCAGACCGGCATCAAGGTCGACAAGGTCACGACCCGCAAGACCGGCGTCGTGGTCGACTACACCAACGACAAGGGCCTCGCGCAGAAGCTCGAGTGCGACAAGCTGATCGTCTCCATCGGCCGCATCCCCAACACCGACGGGCTGGGCGCGGTCACCGTGGGCCTCAAGGTCGATGCGCGGGGCTTCGTCGAAGTGGACGGCCATTGCCGCACGAACCTGCCGAATGTCTTCGCGATCGGCGACGTGGTGCGCGGCCCGATGCTCGCGCACAAGGCCGAGGATGAAGGCGTGCTCGTGGCCGAGATCATCGCGGGCCAGAAGCCGCACATGGACTACGACACGATTCCCTGGATCATCTACACCAGCCCCGAGATCGCCTGGGTCGGCAAGACCGAGCAGCAGTGCAAGGCCGAAGGCCTCGCGGTTCGCACCGGCCAGTTCCCGTTCTCCATCAACGGCCGCGCGCTCGGCACGGGCCAGACCGCGGGCTTCGTGAAGATCATCGCGGATGCCGCGACCGATCGCGTGGTCGGCATGCACATCCTCCACGCCCATGCGTCGGACCTCATCCAGGAAGGGGTCACGACGATGGAGTTCAAGGGCGCCGCGGAGGACATCGCGCGCATCGTGCATGGCCATCCGACGCTTTCGGAGGTGGTACGCGAGGCGGCGCTGGCGCTCGACAAGAGGTCGCTCAACAGCTGA
- a CDS encoding tetratricopeptide repeat protein has translation METLSDAIKNAMQHLQQGSLPEARGILHRLLATAPTHAEALHLAGVVELQAGAPQAAIGFLRRCVEVAPGVAFAWSNLGVAYNASGDFTNALACHEKTLALEPGNPVVLRNLGIALRYLGRHDEAMASFERAAGKTPDDPELRREIGDLLVDMGRPGDAVAHYARGLAANPRDTTGLHNRGYAFYRMGNAELAIQDYRAALKIDPRFARAMSSLAVVLNERGESAEAVDLLERAVQREPGNARFHNNLGIALDKLGRASEALAAYGRAIELDAGYAEAYANRGATLNEMKRHAQALADYDRAIELAPELPYNPGHRLHIQMHLCDWTGLEGRIAGVADAIAAGKLAAEAFVLCAVPVPPDIRRKCAELCARDVLRSTPIAAWDRPAYGHQRLRIGYFSADFRNHPVAYLVAPLAERHDRSKVETFAYSFGPDTGDATRKRLERAFDHFDDVRARSDADIVALARQHELDIAIDLMGHTTHARLGIFARRAAPIQAQYLGFPGTMGTSCMDYVIADETVVPPTDEPYYTERIARLPVTYQVNDLGREIAAEVPARTAVGLPERGLVFCCFNNKAKITPDVFSAWMRILAAVPGSVLWMVESEAIAAENLRREAKSRGIDPERLVFAPRVPLAQHLARVRNADLFLDTYHYNGHATTSDTLLAGVPGITCLGDAFPGRVAASLLRAVGLPELVTETLPEYEALAVRLAQDAGALRQLREKLERNRATEPLFDATRFARDLEALYARLHAARRDT, from the coding sequence ATGGAGACGCTGTCCGACGCGATCAAGAACGCCATGCAGCACCTGCAGCAGGGGAGCCTACCAGAGGCACGGGGCATCCTTCACCGCCTGCTTGCCACTGCACCCACGCATGCCGAAGCCCTGCACCTGGCCGGCGTGGTGGAGCTGCAGGCGGGCGCGCCCCAGGCGGCCATCGGCTTCCTGCGCCGCTGCGTCGAGGTGGCGCCCGGCGTCGCGTTCGCCTGGTCCAACCTCGGCGTCGCCTACAACGCCAGCGGTGATTTTACCAACGCCCTCGCCTGCCACGAGAAAACCCTCGCGCTGGAACCGGGTAATCCCGTGGTGCTGCGAAACCTCGGGATTGCGCTCCGCTACCTCGGGCGGCACGACGAGGCGATGGCGAGCTTCGAGCGCGCTGCCGGCAAGACGCCCGACGATCCCGAGCTCCGGCGCGAGATCGGCGACCTGCTCGTCGACATGGGACGTCCCGGCGATGCCGTCGCGCACTATGCCCGGGGCCTTGCCGCCAACCCCCGCGACACGACGGGCCTCCACAACCGCGGCTATGCGTTCTATCGGATGGGCAATGCCGAGCTCGCGATCCAGGACTACCGGGCCGCGCTGAAGATCGACCCCCGCTTCGCCCGCGCGATGAGCAGCCTCGCGGTCGTGCTGAACGAGCGCGGCGAATCGGCCGAAGCGGTGGACCTGCTGGAGCGCGCCGTGCAGCGCGAGCCCGGCAATGCCCGCTTCCACAACAACCTCGGGATCGCGCTGGACAAGCTGGGCCGCGCTTCCGAAGCGCTCGCCGCCTACGGGCGCGCGATCGAGCTCGATGCGGGATACGCCGAGGCGTACGCGAATCGCGGCGCCACGCTGAACGAGATGAAGCGCCACGCCCAGGCCCTCGCCGACTACGACCGCGCGATCGAACTCGCTCCGGAGCTGCCGTACAACCCCGGCCATCGCCTCCACATCCAGATGCACCTGTGCGACTGGACCGGGCTCGAGGGCCGCATCGCGGGTGTGGCCGACGCGATCGCCGCCGGCAAGCTCGCCGCGGAGGCGTTCGTGCTGTGCGCCGTGCCCGTGCCACCGGACATTCGTCGCAAGTGCGCCGAGCTGTGCGCCCGCGACGTGCTTCGCTCGACGCCGATCGCGGCCTGGGACCGGCCCGCCTACGGGCACCAGCGCCTGCGCATCGGCTATTTCTCCGCCGACTTCCGCAACCATCCGGTGGCCTACCTCGTCGCCCCCCTCGCCGAGCGCCACGACCGCTCGAAGGTGGAGACCTTCGCGTACTCGTTCGGGCCCGACACGGGAGACGCGACGCGGAAGCGGCTCGAGCGCGCGTTCGACCATTTCGACGATGTGCGCGCGCGATCCGACGCCGACATCGTCGCCCTGGCCCGCCAGCACGAGCTCGACATCGCGATCGATTTGATGGGACACACGACGCACGCGCGGCTGGGGATCTTCGCGCGCCGCGCCGCGCCGATCCAGGCCCAGTACCTCGGCTTTCCCGGAACGATGGGCACGAGCTGCATGGACTACGTGATTGCCGACGAGACCGTGGTGCCGCCGACGGACGAGCCGTACTACACCGAGCGGATCGCACGCCTGCCCGTGACCTACCAGGTGAACGACCTGGGCCGCGAGATCGCCGCGGAGGTGCCGGCGCGCACGGCGGTGGGATTGCCCGAGCGTGGCTTGGTGTTCTGCTGCTTCAACAACAAGGCGAAGATCACGCCCGACGTCTTCTCGGCGTGGATGCGGATCCTCGCCGCCGTGCCCGGCAGCGTGCTGTGGATGGTGGAGAGCGAGGCGATCGCCGCGGAGAACCTGCGACGCGAGGCAAAGTCACGCGGCATCGACCCGGAACGGCTCGTGTTCGCGCCCCGCGTGCCGCTGGCGCAGCACCTTGCGCGCGTGCGCAACGCCGATCTCTTCCTCGACACGTATCACTACAACGGCCACGCCACCACGAGCGACACGCTGCTGGCCGGCGTGCCCGGCATCACCTGCCTCGGCGATGCATTCCCCGGCCGCGTGGCCGCGAGCCTGCTTCGCGCGGTGGGATTGCCGGAGCTGGTGACGGAAACGCTGCCTGAGTACGAGGCGCTCGCCGTGCGTCTCGCGCAGGACGCGGGAGCCCTGCGCCAGCTGAGGGAGAAGCTGGAACGGAATCGCGCCACGGAGCCGCTCTTCGATGCCACGCGCTTCGCGCGCGACCTGGAAGCCCTCTACGCGCGCCTTCACGCCGCGCGCCGGGACACCTAG
- a CDS encoding 2-oxoglutarate dehydrogenase E1 component — protein sequence MSSVMKDFQDSSHLYGSNAPFVEDLYEQYLQDPASVSDAWRAQFDAWQGAGKDVPHSPVIAAFERLAKEGGSAPGVATSAGDGKDLKVLQYIRAHRVLGSRQSQLDPLKRMERDLVPELEFAYYGFTDADLQREFSPGSWQGQKGPMKFGDLVAAVKKTYCGTIGLEYMYISSNEQKRWIQKRFEGTLSTPSFTAEEKRGILERISSAETLERYLHTRYVGQKRFSGEGGESLIPALDTVIEDGGGMGVKEVVLGMAHRGRLNVLVNNLGKVPADLFSEFEGKHVHTKDSSGDVKYHQGFSSDIQTPGGTVHLTLAFNPSHLEIVNPVVEGSVRARQHRHGDHTGDKVLPVLIHGDAAFAGQGVVMETMALSQTRGYRTGGTVHLIVNNQIGFTTSDTRDARSSLYCTDIAKMIEAPVFHVNGDDPEAVVFVTKAALDFRMQFHKDVVIDIVCFRRLGHNEQDEPFVTQPLMYKRIAQHPGTRKLYADRLEAEGVIAAGHADELVTSTRAALDAGKPTNAKIRYGLKPALAVDWAPYLGIDWRHEAITAVPKPKLHQLAERLTTVPENFKVHPTVERILATRREMGEGKVALDWGMAENLAYASLVDTGNPVRLSGQDCGRGTFAHRHAVIHDQNREKWDSGVYVPLQNIRQGQANFVVIDSLLSEEAVLGFEYGYSTAQPFELVIWEGQFGDFANGAQVVIDQFIAAGESKWQRLCGLTMYLPHGYEGQGPEHSSARLERFLQLCAEHNIQVVVPSTAAQFFHMIRRQVIRPMRKPLIVMTPKSLLRKKEAASPLEDLATGTFQNVIPEVEKLNAKKVRRVVACSGKVYYDIVAERARRAIDDIAVVRIEQLYPFPHEEFAAEIARYPAAKSIVWCQEEPGNMGAWHRIQHYLQRHLRADQALSYAGRASSASPAVGYLALHNEQQKALVEQALTWDAKASQEAA from the coding sequence ATGTCGAGTGTCATGAAGGATTTCCAGGACTCCTCCCACCTGTACGGGTCGAACGCCCCGTTCGTGGAAGACCTCTATGAGCAGTACCTCCAGGATCCGGCCTCGGTGTCCGATGCCTGGCGCGCGCAGTTCGACGCGTGGCAGGGCGCGGGCAAGGACGTGCCCCACAGCCCCGTGATCGCGGCGTTCGAGCGCCTCGCGAAGGAGGGCGGCTCCGCGCCCGGCGTGGCGACCTCGGCCGGTGACGGCAAGGACCTGAAGGTCCTGCAATACATCCGCGCCCACCGCGTGCTGGGCTCTCGCCAGTCGCAACTGGATCCGCTGAAGCGCATGGAGCGCGATCTCGTGCCCGAGCTCGAGTTCGCCTACTACGGCTTCACCGACGCCGACCTCCAGCGCGAGTTCTCGCCGGGCTCGTGGCAAGGCCAGAAGGGCCCGATGAAGTTCGGCGACCTCGTGGCTGCCGTGAAGAAAACCTACTGCGGCACCATCGGCCTCGAGTACATGTACATCTCGTCGAACGAGCAGAAGCGCTGGATCCAGAAGCGCTTCGAGGGCACGCTCTCCACGCCCTCGTTCACGGCGGAGGAGAAGCGCGGCATCCTCGAGCGCATCAGCTCGGCCGAGACGCTCGAGCGCTATCTCCATACGCGCTACGTCGGCCAGAAGCGCTTCTCCGGCGAAGGCGGCGAGAGCCTCATCCCCGCGCTGGACACGGTGATCGAGGACGGCGGCGGCATGGGCGTGAAGGAAGTCGTGCTGGGCATGGCCCACCGCGGCCGACTCAACGTGCTCGTGAACAACCTGGGCAAGGTGCCCGCGGACCTCTTCTCGGAATTCGAAGGCAAGCACGTCCACACGAAGGACAGCTCCGGCGACGTGAAGTACCACCAGGGCTTCTCGTCGGACATCCAGACCCCGGGCGGCACGGTCCACCTCACGCTCGCGTTCAACCCGTCGCACCTGGAGATCGTGAATCCGGTGGTCGAAGGTTCGGTGCGGGCCCGCCAGCATCGCCACGGCGACCACACCGGAGACAAGGTGCTGCCGGTCCTGATCCACGGCGACGCGGCCTTCGCCGGCCAGGGCGTCGTGATGGAGACGATGGCGCTGTCGCAGACCCGCGGCTACCGCACGGGCGGCACGGTGCACCTCATCGTGAACAACCAGATCGGCTTTACTACGTCGGATACGCGCGATGCGCGCAGCTCGCTCTACTGCACCGACATCGCGAAGATGATCGAGGCGCCGGTCTTCCACGTGAACGGCGACGATCCGGAGGCCGTGGTCTTCGTGACGAAGGCCGCGCTCGACTTCCGCATGCAGTTCCACAAGGACGTCGTGATCGACATCGTGTGCTTCCGCCGCCTCGGCCACAACGAGCAGGACGAGCCGTTCGTGACGCAGCCGCTCATGTACAAGCGCATCGCCCAGCACCCGGGCACGCGCAAGCTCTACGCCGACCGCCTGGAAGCCGAGGGCGTCATCGCCGCCGGCCACGCGGACGAGCTCGTGACCAGCACGCGCGCCGCGCTGGATGCCGGCAAGCCCACCAACGCCAAGATCCGCTATGGCCTGAAGCCCGCGCTCGCCGTGGACTGGGCGCCGTACCTCGGCATCGATTGGCGTCATGAGGCGATCACCGCCGTGCCGAAGCCGAAGCTGCACCAGCTCGCCGAGCGCCTCACGACCGTGCCGGAGAACTTCAAGGTCCATCCGACCGTGGAGCGCATCCTCGCCACGCGCCGGGAGATGGGCGAAGGCAAGGTCGCGCTCGACTGGGGCATGGCCGAGAACCTCGCCTACGCCTCGCTCGTGGATACCGGCAACCCGGTCCGCCTCTCGGGCCAGGACTGCGGCCGCGGCACGTTCGCGCACCGCCACGCCGTGATCCATGACCAGAACCGCGAGAAGTGGGATTCGGGCGTGTACGTTCCCCTGCAGAACATCCGCCAGGGCCAGGCCAATTTCGTCGTGATCGATTCGCTGCTGTCGGAAGAGGCGGTGCTCGGCTTCGAGTACGGCTACTCCACCGCGCAGCCCTTCGAGCTCGTGATCTGGGAAGGCCAGTTCGGCGACTTCGCCAACGGCGCCCAGGTGGTGATCGACCAGTTCATCGCCGCGGGCGAATCGAAGTGGCAGCGCCTGTGCGGCCTCACGATGTACCTGCCGCACGGCTACGAAGGGCAGGGCCCGGAGCACTCGTCGGCGCGTCTCGAGCGCTTCCTGCAGCTCTGTGCCGAGCACAACATCCAGGTCGTCGTGCCGTCCACGGCCGCGCAGTTCTTCCACATGATCCGCCGCCAGGTGATCCGCCCGATGAGGAAGCCGCTCATCGTGATGACGCCGAAGAGCCTGCTCCGCAAGAAGGAGGCCGCCTCGCCGCTGGAGGACCTCGCCACGGGCACGTTCCAGAACGTCATCCCCGAGGTGGAGAAGCTGAACGCGAAGAAGGTGCGCCGCGTGGTCGCCTGCTCCGGCAAGGTGTACTACGACATCGTGGCCGAGCGCGCCCGCCGCGCCATCGACGACATCGCCGTGGTGCGCATCGAGCAGCTCTATCCCTTCCCGCACGAGGAGTTCGCGGCCGAGATCGCGCGCTACCCGGCGGCCAAGAGCATCGTGTGGTGCCAGGAAGAGCCCGGCAACATGGGCGCGTGGCACCGCATCCAGCATTACCTGCAACGCCACCTGCGCGCCGACCAGGCGCTCTCGTACGCGGGCCGGGCCTCGTCGGCCTCGCCGGCGGTGGGCTACCTCGCCCTGCACAACGAGCAGCAGAAGGCGTTGGTCGAACAAGCGCTGACGTGGGATGCGAAAGCCTCCCAGGAAGCCGCCTGA